The Thunnus maccoyii chromosome 24, fThuMac1.1, whole genome shotgun sequence DNA window TCAGGTTGGAAGGGtgacttttaaaatgtaatccAGGGAGAACAGGGTTATCAACTAGGTTCGTTCTCACATTCATTAGATCTCACTCCCTAGAGGGTgctgtttaaaaatgttggtACCAAAATTTTAAGAAttggggtcaaaggtcacttaCAAGGTCATTTCAGGAGTAAGACACTTGACATTGAGCTGAGAagacttttagtgttttttatgtcaaaatTTAAATATCCAGCGCTTCACTGTTTCTCTTCTAGGCTTTTACACAATctgtttataataaaacaacTATTGCCAGTAAAAAGTATGAAGGGAGAAATATAGTTTAGATAGTTTTTTCCTTAGTTACACTATAACATGTGGTTGTTGGGGATGTTTGTCACATTCTCTTCTTTGTTGGCATATACATGCATGGTGTGATATATCCagtcctttctttctttttacataGAATAATTGGCAGGAATTTTGTCAGGAAGACAAATAACGACCAAACTCCACCTGATCTAATGCTCAGGGAAGTCAGAGAGGTGAAGCTGCACAATTTTGTTATATGAGGACAAAAAATGCACTTACAGCAATGATTTTTCCTGTTCTCTCGAAGCAGGAGATGTGTTAGGTTGTTGCATTTCAATGAAATTAAaccttttaaattcatttttaagattttttattattctctattaaaataacaggaacaaCCAACCAACAGTGTGTGACTACCAACCCCACAATGGTGATGGTTGTCACAAGTCCACAAGATGTATTTGACAGTCCACATCTTTGGAACAGAATAAGCTGAAGGGGTGTAAAGTCATTCAATTCCTACCTGACACTTTAGGCTTCcattaaacattaaaagggAATCTattaaaggccccatgaaatgaaaaacacattttcctaGTTTTAATCCTGTGCCCCTGtattaattgttcatttatctcttgttatatgccaaatatatgccaaaaaatcagtatcagagtattttttcatcaaaatccctgtcttttctcttcctgcaaaatagtttcaaatgtttgatgattcATGATGACTAAATTTCATCATATAATCATCATATAAAACCAGTGGAAATTTTAGGAAGTGGCCTGGGATGACTACAGCCACCCCTGAAATCTAATTGGCCACCCCAGACCTGATAAGTAATTAGTCAAGTTCATCAACATGATAAGGTGGgaaaaacactgtcatttttcaattaGTTAAACTAAGTAAGAGCAGTCTATGGAATTTAAGAGATTTTTACTCATGCAGATGAGAAAAATTGTTTATGATTGTGTATGCTCAACATTGTTTCTGTATTGGTAGTAAATGTTAAGGTGCAATTTACACATGTAGGTACTTGTAGCATTGTGTACGATATTTTTAAGGTAAGTGAAATCCACTGAGAACTTAAAAGCAGAGCTGATGCAAACGGATTTAACGCCACAATGATATGAATAACATCGCTGACAAgtgtataaaatatgttttacacaGGTAAACCCCCCCACTAGCTCTGTGTCCCATCTTGGCCACTccagtcaaaatgtctgtataAAACCACACTTCACTGTTTTGTGGGTCGTGGTAGCTTACAGAGCATTatggagagagatagaaagagactAATTCATTGcttcctccctcttccttcTCCTGGTCTAACGACaggtgaggtgtgtgtgtgtgcagcaagCCCCGCCCAGTTAGTAACGGTCCAATCAAAGCGAAGgatttgatttgaatttaaaatgtgaccTACAACCCTGATCTCCCTCacctgttaaaaatgtaatcagtaACCTAATCCAAGTACCACAATATTAAAGTAATGCAACTTGATTGCTTTCCGTTAATTTTGGATTACTTCAATACCAAATGTGCAAATAAAGACAAGagtaaataaatatcaataatatgAATTTAACTTCACCATGTAAGACAACAGAACAGTCAATGGTAGTTTTAATACAGTTCTCGCGCaactgtgtgtttcagtgttcagcCAGCAGATAACAGCAGAGTCAgagattgatttattttaaactatcaCTTAGCAAATGACAAACGGAACCGATAATGTTATTTACTATCGGtgtgacagcagtgtgtgtgcagctctcTGCTTCCACTGCCTGCAGGCATAGTGGGCTTGACAACCGCCCGCTGCAGCTTTCATGATTACAGAGACACATTGCTGCGAGCAAGCACAAAGTGCTCTCAAATTAATATTACCAATCCCCCTTTTTACAAAATGTAACGATAATCTGAATACGTATTTTTTCTGTAACTGTAACAGTAAGCAGTCACCTTTTTGTATCCTAACATAATGCTGTTACATGCATTGCGTTACTAACATACATTATAATAACTTATTCCTTTTTCTTACCTTTTGGAAATACCTCcacaataaaaaggaaatataagaCTGCACGGTTCGCCATTGCTGCCGCATGTGCgccaattttttaaaaattcaggtGTGCAGACAGGTCTGCCTATGGGAGACTAGGACTGTACTAATCCAGGTGTACAGCAGGTAGGTgtcaatatgaaaataatataaGTAATCCCTAGAATAAATCTGCCTATAAACAACATAACGAGATTTACTTCAATGTCGAATAAACTGCTGATTTAACCAACTGTTGCTGTTttgctctaaaaaaaaatcttatttatcAGAACATAAACTGATTCCCCCTGTTATAGTGGAACATACCGCTCCTACAAATCATTGGGATACATCCAGGATTTGAACATTAATTACTTTCGCTTTCGTTCGTCAGGACTTCCAGCAAAGCttaaatttacacacatttgCTGCATTTAATATTGTTCTTAAGCCCTAGAATAACCACGTGTGGGAGGTCATAGTAGTAATCCCCAAAAGTAAAGAGTTATTATTCAAAACGACGGAGGCCAATTCAATATTCTTCCTTTTTAAtatctgaaaacacaaacattgaTATGTTAAATATGCATAGTCCTTTTCTATATGCTATTTTGAAGAAAGGAATTACACTTTTTCACATGAGAAAAAAGTTTTGGCGATGTAAATGTTCCTGTTGCAGGTTACCACTGGAAAATCATACTACGGCTATAGATGTGAGGCTGAGGTTTTTGCTACAGCTTTTATGATGTAATGAGGCAGTCAAAATCTGAAAAGATAGTTATTTTTAGGTTTACCCTCACAATTCACTACGAAGTTTTTTGACTTCAGGaagtaataaaacatgttttaacaaaaaattaagattgtatttgtttacataagGAATAGTGTAGAAAActataactttgttttttcttttcttgaaaATGTGATTGGATGTCTAGAGATATCCATCCtacttttatttgtgatttagtGGATTGAGTTGTTAATCTCTTAGTTATTTAAGAGATGAACTTATTGTATAGAGTTATTGTAGCCTTTGTGTTAGACCGGTGTTGGTTGTTGTGTGTCTTAATAGTTGTATTATGAATTGTGAGACTTACTGTGAGTataaatgtcacagatatgtaTTAATGAATCATCTGTTATTGAAGTATTGTTAAAAAATACTTATGGAGACCCCAGGAAGAGCCACTGTCACAATACAGTAGTTAATTGGGatgtaaacaacaaacaaaaaaacaataccTACTCAAAACAAATGAcgttaaaacaaaatacaacatacattataattacagttttcttcttcttacctTTTGGAAATACCCCCaccataaaaagaaaatataagacTGTGCGGTTTGACACTGATGCTGCATGTGCACCAAAACTCAAACAGAGCCCTTTGCAGACTGGTCTCAACATTtatatatgttaaatatgtatAGTCCTTTCCCATATGCAATTTGAAAAAAGGAATTACACTTTTTCACATGAGAAATACAATTTTGGtgatgtaaatgtttctgttgcAGGTTACCCCTGGAAAGTTATATTTAAGTAATAAATTGTAGGCTACAGTAATACTGATACCTAATGTGATAGGTGAGGAACACTGACATGATTTTACAAAGACTATCCTGGATTTAGTAACTTCATGTCTCAACCTTGcttatgaaaaaaatctgcagcagACATTGAGGCACAGTTAGGAATAAATTACATTATCAGAAAATGAAGGTTTGATAGCTCCtttattgttgtctttgttCGCATTAGAAGATATAACCTAATAGCAGTGGCACTAGTAGCAGTAATACCAATTTTAACCAACACTTTCCAAAAAtcacagaggaaggagaaaatTGTTTCATGTCACACAAAGTCTAACATGTATCTGAGGATCTATAAACAAATGTGAATCTTGGAAATTGCTAGATTGGAGCTTTTCTCCTGGtggtttctttgttttgttgcatgTTAATTTAACAGGAATAATACATgttaatttttacattcaaTGATCTGTAATTTCATCTCTGACATTACTAGGTTtgtatgacaaaaataaaaaataaaataagaggaAATAAATACTGCAAAGACCAAAACCAGAATCTATTTACATTCTACAAAAATATGGATAAAACAGTAAATTGGTGTAAAACAATAAGAATTTACAAAATACTTGGTAGAGTTTAAAGTCCCAACAAACagcaagaaagaagagaaactggTTGTATTGAACATGTCAGAGACATTAAAGTAGTTCCTCTCTGAGAAAAAGGTAGCATAACATCAAACATCAATAACttattttaacttaaaatggtaaaaaaaaaaaaaaaaaaaaaaggtaaaaaaaaatagtacaaaaacatcaaaatctcTGTGTACATTAATCTTTTTGATCTGGAGATATAAGATGAGAGATTCATCTTGTTCAGGACACATTTTGATTCTTTTACAATATCTGAACATTTTACCAACACATGCTTTGATGCAGCTTTGTTCAAGTCTGACTGACTTCATATTGAAACTACAGTCTTGTTGGTTATTTGTCACTAAATAGACGTCTAACTGTGGAAGATGATGGTTCTGGTTTCTCCTCTTTTGGATCTTTCTTCTCAGGTGACCGTTTCCTGATCTGCTCGTTCTCCTTCTCCATTAAAGGTGTTTTGCACcttcagataaaaacaagacatgagTCAGTTTCCACTCACATTATTACAATACATCATACATATTTCTATCACTGAATGACTCTGACAGTTAACAGTTATGTGGATAAACAGGCTGACTATGAGTACACAATGGACCATGAAGAGTAAAGTGCATCAGAATCAGCTTCAtgtataaataacacattagttagagagatatagagacagaaaggaacTTAAATGCCAAAATAGAGAGAAGAcagattaaatcattttctgaagaagcaattaataataaatatgtgaataATTATGAAATTGTCTTACTCATCAGGGTCTTGGGTTGATTTTTGTGGTGTCTTCATCTCCTCAGCATCCCTGTGTGACAGACTGaaggatttaagaacatttatatattatttatttataggtgTTGTCTGTATAGATTCTTTAAGCGCTGTGTTTCCtctaaatgtcaataaattattaCCATATTAACTGTGAGACACTGGTATCACAACAAGACAGATATTGAGATAAAAGTTGAAATTACCTGTTCTTATGTTTATGTCTGAGCAGGACAGTGACAACAGTGATGactacagcaacacaaacaacgGCCACTGTCGCAAACGATGCAACGATCAAAGTGAAATCtatgagaaaaagaggaaaaaatgtgatatgaacactaaacattcataaagcaactacagtttaaatgtgaattttgaCTTGAGACAACTTTAAGTTTAACTTACTCTCATCAGATCCAGATTCATCATCAAAACctgaagaaagaaaactaaataTCAGAATCATAAAATGATAATCAGTCTATAAATCTGTGGTTTTGGAAGTGTTTCTCACCATCAGCAGACGATTGTTTCACTGCAGGAATCGTCTTAAACACCTGAATTTCAGGGACTGAGAGCAGTCGTGCTGCACATCCAACTTGTGCACCATTTCCATGGAAACCAGACAGCACAGCTGTGGTGGTGACAGTGACTGTACCGTTGGTGTTGGTGACACTGACTGTGCTGTTGTGAGAGAAGTAGAGGTCTTGTTGTGGGACATTCAGAGTTACTGTGGGAGCAGGACGACCTGTGGCCAAGCAGGACACAACTGTCTCTTCAGTAGAGTTTGATTCTGTGATTTGTAGAATGGGTTCATGCAgctctgcaaagacaaaacattaaatactgTTTCACATGAATTCATTTCTTACAAAGACATCAGCTTTGACATGATACTTTGTGTCCTGTATGTTAGTTTGTTTGGCCTAGAAAGAATCACCTGCTACTGGTGATGCAGCATCTGTCACTTTCATGCTGCTCTATattttgttgcagctctatatgaAAACACTGTACATGAACATAAATGCACAGAAGcacagcttttttttcactttttgcattttgtggTGCGAAAATACAGTTATTGTCAtgtgtgacagtaaaaaaacaaaaagcaatttcatagcaaacagacaaataaacgTAATTTAAATCTGCCATCTATTTGCATGTGAGAGATACATTATGAAACAGGTTAAAGTTGTAATTCTCGAGCAGGAATGTGTTTAATACTGGAAATACAGACATACAACTAAATTATTTGGGTTTTTTAGACATTTCATggacaaaatgataaattgagaaaaataatcaacagattaatcaattatgaaaataagtttCAGGTCTAGTCCTCACCATAGAGTTGGAGGCAGGTTCTGCCTGTCAGAGAACCATCAGGAAACgtgttaaacaaacagagatagcAGCATTCATCCTGATCCATTGCCTCCCTGATAACTATGGAGCAGTTCTGCAGTCCAGCATCTTTAAACTCCACTTTCCCCTGAAAACCAGGATTCACTGTTTGTCCAAAGTGTTCATTGTAGGTGACAAGATTCTTCTTTTTCCCCTCAGGTGAAAGTTTCTGCCATGTGACCTGAAGAACATCTCTAGACTGCATgagctgacagctgagatgGACATCTTCTCCTACTGCTGCCATCacagtctgctgtgtttctaTCAGAACTGTTTGACCtgcatggaggaaaagaaacaacagtTATAGACGTGACACTGAGGCTTTTGCTACAGCTTAACATTATGATTTATAATCAGGGTTGGAAGGGTGACTTTTAAAAAGTAATCCAGGGAGAACAGGGTTGATTGTCACATTCATTCGATGTCGGTCCCTAGAGGGtgctgttaaaaaatgttataagGACAAAAAATGCACTTACAGCAATGATTTTTCCTGTTCTCTCGAAGCAGGAGATGTGTTAAGTTGTTGCATTTCAATGAAATTAAaccttttaaattcatttttaagatttttatttttcttcattaaaataacaggaacaaCCAACCAACAGTGTGTGACTACCAACCCCACAATGGTGATGGTTGTCACAAGTCCACAAGATGTATTTGACAGTCCACATCTTTGGAGCAGAATAAGCTGAAGGGGAGTAAAGTCATTCAATTCCTACCTGACACTTTAGGCTTCcattaaacattaaaagggAATCTattaaaggccccatgaaatgaaaaacacattttcctaGTTTTAATCCTGTGCCCCTGtattaattgttcatttatctcttgttatatgccaaatatatgccaaaaaatcagtatcagagtattttttcatcaaaatcccttttctcttcctgcaaaatagtttcaaatgtttgatgattcATGATGACTAAATTTCATCATATAATCATCATATAAAACCAATGGAAATTTTAGGAGGTGGCCTAGGGTGACCACAGCCACCCCTGAAATCTAATTGGCCACCCCAGACCCGATAAGTAATTAGTCAAGTTCATCAACATAATAAGGTGGGAAAAACACTGCCATTTCCTTCCACCATAGTAATGATAAGACTGAGGCCATGAGAGCAGATCTCTAGTCAGCTGACTTTTTATCATGAATCAAGGTACATGCTGGCCGTCAGGATTCAGGACAGCTTGTGACCACAAGCTGAGCTAATGCCGCAATGATATGAATAACATTCCTGAGAACtgtttataatatattttgcaCATGTAAAAAAAGTGTAATGGGACTGTTATGGTGACAAAATATAGTCTTTCTCCTCTTACTCCTGTAAGTGTTGTGGACATTGGTTTGGGGTCACATACAAgtgtttgaatttgaatttgaatgtacATGTGGGGCTGGGATATGTGTATGTGCTGGAAGCATTAGTGTTTCATGCTAGTGATTAGCATATATAATTCACAGTGTAATGTGTGTTAATATATAGCATTAATGACCATTTTGATGCAACAAAGCCTGTGAAATGTTTATCTTATGTACAGTTTTGTTTAATAGCATTTTACTGTGTCGTGTAGGTAATGTTATTTGTGTTCAGAGTGTATAAGAGTGAGATTATTGCTAGAATACAGGTAGTTAACCAGCCAAGTTAAACCTGTGAGCCTGTAGAGATGTAGGCTGGAAAGAgaggtttattttatttctctgcctTACTTACACTGTCTACAGTAGGTCATTAAGTAAACACAGTAAAAGGTGTAAAGTGATGTTTTCAATTAGTTAAACTGAGTAAGAGCAGTCTATGGAATTTAAGAGATTTTTACTCATGCAGATGAGAAAAATTGTTTATGATTGTGTATGCTCAATATTGTTTCTGTATTGGTAGTAAATGTTAAGGTGCAATTTACACATGTAGCTACTTGTAGCATTGTGTACGATGTTTTTAAGGTAAGTGAAGTCCACTGAGAACTTTAAAGCAGGACTGTAAGCTAAAGTTATTACAGTGAAGTTCACAGCTCAGAGATAGTAGAGCTGATGCAAGCGGACTTAACGCCACAATGATATGAATAACATCGCTGACAAgtgtataaaatatgttttacacaGGTAAACCCCCCACTAGCTCTGTGTCCCATCTTGGCCACTccagtcaaaatgtctgtataAAACCACACTTCACCGTTTTGTGGGTCGTGGTAGCTTACAGAGCATTatggagagagatagaaagagactAATTCATTgcttcctccctcttcctcctcctgatctaacaacaggtgaggtgtgtgtgtgtgtgtgtgtgtgtgtgtgtgtgtgtgtgtgtgtggagcaagCCCCGCCCGGTTAGTAACGGTCCGAAGGATTtgatttgcatttaaaatgtgacCTTCAACCCTGCTCTCCCTCacctgttaaaaatgtaatcagtaACCTAATCCAAGTATCA harbors:
- the LOC121891951 gene encoding OX-2 membrane glycoprotein-like is translated as MANRAVLYFLFVVEVFPKGQTVLIETQQTVMAAVGEDVHLSCQLMQSRDVLQVTWQKLSPEGKKKNLVTYNEHFGQTVNPGFQGKVEFKDAGLQNCSIVIREAMDQDECCYLCLFNTFPDGSLTGRTCLQLYELHEPILQITESNSTEETVVSCLATGRPAPTVTLNVPQQDLYFSHNSTVSVTNTNGTVTVTTTAVLSGFHGNGAQVGCAARLLSVPEIQVFKTIPAVKQSSADGFDDESGSDENFTLIVASFATVAVVCVAVVITVVTVLLRHKHKNSLSHRDAEEMKTPQKSTQDPDECKTPLMEKENEQIRKRSPEKKDPKEEKPEPSSSTVRRLFSDK